In Saccharolobus solfataricus, a genomic segment contains:
- a CDS encoding IS5-like element ISC1290 family transposase: MKHWIEYYNGPVPYEHLSARHKTLVKMNYMLITSEVLSRLSDLFILRALIVMIVWTCSYRDVRSYYESDVVVRWFLGEYKSKSEIHRRAKKFRGEVKTLFKEYAKELEGKMSRLADYLPSSALYGKVGKLWIVDSFLIEVPFGKRNKETLKKKFELDLRQRKYREAANTLFFYIKCKARRRFKGEFTKKRNRSYFGFKVFNLMSPTMIVHEIQVELANFPDNKVGFSRSGYKVVDRGFVGKSSTWLIGFSSFRRYVEFFGIFLRRYWRPYATEKGMVEFFVYVIALIYNSYIYTSVLSRVPESQLAH, from the coding sequence ATGAAGCATTGGATAGAATACTACAACGGCCCGGTTCCCTATGAACATTTATCAGCAAGGCATAAAACACTTGTGAAAATGAACTACATGCTGATCACGTCTGAAGTGCTGTCGCGTCTCTCTGACCTCTTCATATTGAGAGCGTTAATAGTAATGATTGTGTGGACGTGCTCCTACAGGGACGTGCGGAGCTACTACGAGTCAGACGTGGTGGTAAGGTGGTTCCTAGGCGAGTACAAGTCTAAGTCGGAGATCCATAGGAGGGCAAAGAAATTTAGGGGAGAGGTAAAGACTCTGTTCAAGGAGTACGCCAAGGAGTTGGAGGGGAAGATGAGTAGACTTGCCGACTACTTACCTAGCAGTGCGTTATACGGAAAGGTTGGAAAGCTGTGGATCGTGGATTCCTTCCTAATCGAGGTACCCTTCGGGAAGAGGAACAAGGAAACATTGAAGAAGAAGTTTGAGCTAGACCTAAGGCAGAGGAAGTACAGGGAGGCGGCTAACACGCTCTTCTTTTACATTAAGTGCAAAGCGAGGAGGAGGTTCAAGGGAGAGTTTACAAAGAAGAGGAACAGGAGTTACTTCGGCTTCAAGGTCTTCAACCTCATGTCGCCAACAATGATAGTTCACGAGATTCAAGTGGAACTGGCCAATTTTCCGGACAATAAGGTTGGCTTCTCTCGCAGCGGTTATAAGGTAGTGGATAGGGGCTTCGTGGGGAAGTCCTCGACCTGGTTGATAGGTTTCTCTAGTTTCAGGAGGTATGTGGAGTTCTTTGGGATCTTCTTGAGGAGGTATTGGAGGCCTTACGCTACTGAAAAGGGTATGGTCGAGTTCTTTGTCTACGTTATCGCGTTGATTTACAACTCCTACATCTACACTTCTGTGTTATCGCGTGTTCCGGAGAGTCAACTCGCCCACTAA
- a CDS encoding type II toxin-antitoxin system VapC family toxin: MVKLRKIGEPVNAVDIILSSIALNRDMIIVTNDNDFESIKKVEERLKIEKMR; the protein is encoded by the coding sequence ATGGTTAAACTAAGAAAAATAGGAGAGCCAGTTAATGCGGTGGATATAATTTTATCTTCTATTGCCCTAAACAGGGACATGATAATAGTGACTAACGATAATGATTTTGAATCAATTAAAAAAGTCGAAGAGAGATTAAAGATAGAAAAAATGAGATAA
- a CDS encoding nuclease — protein MGHSLERTDRTWEGDPFKKFDFYIPKYNLYLDVTGTSFTKSESIKRAHMLQLRGAIIAILGIKVSVAEILAAKGYRTAFANVAEREGEIRFMPYSRLKVLEKNGRAIIAQPEEIEFAKGERTYILTRWTDWLKPNQFLRWLKLK, from the coding sequence TTGGGACACTCTCTTGAAAGGACAGATAGAACCTGGGAGGGCGATCCATTCAAAAAGTTCGACTTCTATATTCCTAAATATAATTTATATTTAGACGTTACTGGTACATCATTCACCAAATCAGAGAGTATAAAAAGGGCGCATATGCTGCAATTGAGAGGAGCAATAATCGCTATTCTGGGCATAAAAGTTTCGGTGGCAGAAATACTTGCTGCGAAAGGCTATAGAACTGCTTTTGCTAATGTTGCAGAGAGAGAAGGTGAGATAAGGTTTATGCCATATTCTAGACTGAAGGTCTTAGAAAAGAATGGAAGGGCCATTATCGCCCAACCAGAAGAAATAGAGTTTGCGAAAGGCGAAAGAACGTATATACTCACAAGATGGACAGATTGGTTAAAACCAAATCAATTTTTGCGTTGGCTAAAGCTAAAGTAA
- a CDS encoding IS110 family transposase: MEAPVAGIDVSKDKLIVYFQGKFYEFPNDKQGFEEVKKVLPRGCKVGIESTGVYHVNLAKCLMNEYEVRVINPLVIKKFKDFRGKKSDKNDAKKLAELVVNMGSEFTLSDARELTSQWDFIVKSIVRVKNRLRRDLILLGYSDSLSRKNLSEVLEGGDNIILSEVKFLLDELERLEARKREVEKRLEDVVPRDSLIFTIPGIGKTLGLIILARVGDVRRFDDKRKFVAYCGLDPVVESSGGSVVSRGISRRGDAVLRRAFYLAALTAIKVNPVIKRFYEEHKGRLKGKKLIVACARKLAVITWAVLYYNKPFDASE; the protein is encoded by the coding sequence ATGGAGGCCCCAGTTGCAGGGATAGATGTATCAAAAGATAAACTAATAGTATATTTTCAAGGTAAATTCTACGAATTTCCTAACGATAAGCAAGGTTTTGAGGAAGTGAAGAAAGTCCTGCCAAGAGGTTGTAAAGTAGGTATTGAGAGTACCGGAGTTTACCACGTTAACCTTGCCAAGTGCTTGATGAATGAGTATGAGGTGAGGGTTATTAATCCCTTGGTAATCAAGAAGTTCAAGGATTTTAGGGGTAAGAAGAGTGACAAGAATGATGCTAAAAAACTCGCTGAACTAGTTGTTAATATGGGTAGTGAGTTTACGTTAAGTGATGCTAGGGAGTTGACGAGTCAATGGGATTTTATCGTTAAGAGTATTGTTAGGGTTAAGAACAGGTTGAGGAGGGACTTAATCCTCTTGGGTTATAGTGATAGCTTGTCTAGGAAGAATTTGAGTGAAGTATTGGAGGGTGGGGATAATATTATCTTGTCTGAGGTTAAGTTTCTTTTGGATGAGTTGGAGAGGCTTGAGGCTAGGAAGAGGGAGGTTGAGAAGAGGCTTGAGGATGTTGTTCCTAGGGATAGTTTGATCTTTACTATACCGGGTATTGGGAAGACGCTGGGTTTGATAATTTTGGCGAGGGTAGGTGATGTTAGGCGTTTTGATGATAAGAGGAAGTTTGTGGCTTATTGTGGTCTTGATCCTGTTGTTGAGTCCAGTGGGGGGAGTGTTGTGTCGCGAGGTATCTCAAGGAGGGGTGATGCTGTTTTGAGGAGGGCTTTCTATCTTGCAGCTTTGACTGCTATCAAGGTTAATCCGGTGATCAAGCGTTTTTATGAGGAGCATAAGGGTAGGTTAAAGGGTAAGAAGTTGATTGTTGCATGTGCTAGGAAGTTAGCTGTTATTACTTGGGCTGTGCTGTATTATAATAAGCCCTTTGATGCTAGTGAGTAA
- a CDS encoding lipopolysaccharide biosynthesis protein encodes MNPIKNALKSLSVITTNVLIALIFFIVTAKISNPAFFGKVAIIQLLEVVTFTFFYFIPGQIITREISYLYAKKEVNKGVVGKFLSFPFLAIPVFLIFLLFPNYVKLAIPYLFLYLLNNVLVAIMIGMDMFTETAITGNLFLIIRWGISIIAVLSHNIYLFVEIWILGGVLSVLLNYSFLSRKVGLVLPSLDFAFLFKHFKEGLPLYLSSSANFLSSQGDRVTTAYLLGSYYLGLYQFSALVAGVPAMVLGALNNVLLPTASFYKALGSDEKKMSSISFRVLALISFLSVIISIPIAILVVERFFPDYTEGIRVLILLLLATTLPFPINSLTNFIIAAKKSLRPFLFLSLLNAGVVLLTSFLLIPRIGIMGGAISQVIVTVISSSFILVYALRTSTFILGKREGILLTAMPLIALYEVFVDPPYLDLLLLLSVIVLFKLFKIISTEEVRLIESFLPSKLKFIASLLKVIS; translated from the coding sequence ATGAATCCTATAAAGAACGCGTTGAAGAGCCTCAGCGTAATCACCACTAATGTCCTAATCGCCTTAATCTTCTTCATAGTCACTGCAAAAATTTCTAATCCAGCGTTCTTTGGGAAAGTTGCAATAATTCAACTTCTTGAAGTAGTTACTTTTACGTTCTTTTACTTTATCCCGGGACAAATAATAACAAGGGAAATATCTTACCTTTACGCAAAGAAGGAGGTAAATAAAGGGGTTGTGGGAAAGTTCCTCTCATTCCCTTTCCTCGCTATACCAGTTTTTCTAATCTTCCTACTTTTCCCAAATTACGTTAAGTTAGCGATCCCTTATCTCTTTCTCTACCTTCTGAATAATGTCCTAGTTGCTATAATGATAGGGATGGACATGTTTACTGAGACAGCAATAACTGGGAACCTTTTTCTAATCATAAGATGGGGGATTTCAATTATCGCCGTCCTCTCTCACAATATTTACTTATTCGTAGAAATATGGATTTTGGGAGGAGTACTCTCAGTCCTCCTTAACTACTCTTTTCTGTCTAGAAAAGTGGGGCTAGTCTTACCTTCTCTAGACTTTGCATTTCTGTTTAAGCACTTCAAGGAAGGCTTACCTCTCTACTTGTCTTCTTCAGCTAATTTCCTCTCATCGCAAGGGGACAGAGTTACAACAGCCTATTTGTTAGGCTCTTACTATCTAGGTTTATACCAATTTTCTGCATTAGTAGCTGGGGTTCCTGCAATGGTTTTAGGGGCGTTGAACAACGTTCTTTTACCTACTGCCTCATTCTATAAGGCTTTAGGTAGTGACGAAAAGAAGATGTCTTCAATTTCTTTTCGCGTATTGGCTTTAATCTCCTTTCTGTCAGTAATTATTTCAATACCTATTGCTATCCTGGTCGTGGAAAGGTTTTTCCCAGACTACACTGAGGGTATAAGAGTTTTGATCCTACTACTTTTAGCTACAACCCTACCTTTTCCTATAAACTCTCTAACGAACTTCATAATAGCTGCTAAGAAGTCTTTAAGGCCCTTTTTATTCCTTTCGCTGCTTAATGCTGGTGTAGTCTTACTGACTTCCTTCCTTCTAATTCCAAGAATTGGAATAATGGGGGGAGCAATTTCCCAAGTAATAGTCACCGTTATCTCCTCTTCTTTTATCCTTGTGTACGCTTTAAGGACTTCAACATTTATTTTGGGCAAAAGGGAGGGCATATTACTGACTGCAATGCCTTTAATAGCTCTTTATGAAGTTTTCGTAGATCCTCCATATCTCGACCTCCTTTTGCTTCTCTCGGTTATTGTTCTTTTTAAGTTATTTAAGATAATTTCTACTGAAGAGGTGAGATTAATAGAGTCTTTTTTACCTTCTAAGCTAAAATTCATAGCCTCGCTATTAAAGGTAATTAGTTGA
- a CDS encoding FkbM family methyltransferase, translated as MIFTYGKTKLKVPEGYEYVYYATFIAAEWDFLKVKDMDTVLDAGAFIGDFTVKVARKAKEVVAVEPLPWAFKLLKENVEINNLKNVVLVNKALYDVDGVKLKIVDEGTGSRIGESGVEVDSVSVNSLGKFSVVKMDIEGAEGRVMKSGEWLDYVKQIAVELHGRENIEIIPHLLRKRSFVIRFMTRGDLVRNTVRNALLHPISFIKAEARTKVVLNYFKRKYYVPALSGDEYKIVYGRR; from the coding sequence ATGATTTTCACATATGGCAAGACTAAGCTGAAAGTCCCGGAGGGTTACGAATACGTTTATTACGCTACTTTCATAGCCGCTGAATGGGACTTCTTGAAAGTTAAGGACATGGACACTGTGCTTGATGCGGGCGCATTTATTGGGGATTTCACCGTAAAGGTGGCTAGGAAGGCTAAGGAAGTAGTTGCCGTTGAACCTTTACCTTGGGCTTTCAAACTGTTGAAGGAAAACGTGGAGATAAACAATTTAAAGAACGTTGTTTTGGTGAACAAAGCTTTATATGATGTTGACGGTGTTAAACTAAAGATTGTCGATGAGGGGACTGGCTCGAGGATTGGAGAAAGCGGGGTCGAGGTCGATAGTGTTAGTGTGAACTCTTTAGGCAAGTTCTCAGTAGTGAAGATGGACATCGAAGGAGCTGAGGGGAGGGTGATGAAAAGCGGGGAGTGGTTAGACTACGTTAAGCAAATAGCTGTTGAACTCCACGGTAGAGAAAACATAGAGATTATACCACACTTGTTGAGGAAGAGGAGTTTTGTGATCAGGTTCATGACAAGGGGTGATTTGGTTAGAAACACTGTAAGGAACGCGTTACTCCACCCCATTTCGTTTATAAAGGCTGAGGCTAGGACTAAAGTGGTCTTGAACTACTTTAAGAGGAAGTACTACGTACCGGCTCTGAGCGGGGATGAGTATAAGATCGTTTACGGTAGGAGATGA
- a CDS encoding RNA-guided endonuclease InsQ/TnpB family protein → MPSSGQLYGDEERELTPTPAIPEEGVYEVKYSNRRTNVVRLLPNGFQERKLRRLANLSAKLFNEVNFERRQQFFHEGKVNIEETYKKYYEKYKVILGVNAQAVLNKNNEAWSSFFSLLKLKKEGKLPPHMNHVSPPGYWKDREAGKRKQILVIRQDRYKVDAENHKLILKDFDMEIDFIGRLKWYGKQGRLEIIFDETRNAWYAHIPIEVGVEETKAGKKSKHVVKGERKSIQISKPKGNKVASIDLGINVIASVVVNDGTWLLYKGVRTKEDYFYFQKRIAEVQSLADRTRNIGEYDAYLELLREKRRLFKKLTRRLTHLYRNLASHLIETLYELGVSTIYLGYPFNIVQEKGNKFTVNMWSYRKLMESIELKAQEYGMKVFEVVEYNTSKYCAYHDVEVKRNPRGVINCPLGHKLHSDLNGALNILKKALGVIVNAVKKPLSFIVDHNRVAPIKGCNP, encoded by the coding sequence ATGCCCTCCTCTGGTCAACTTTATGGGGATGAGGAGCGGGAGCTAACTCCTACTCCCGCAATACCGGAGGAGGGTGTCTACGAAGTTAAATACTCAAATCGAAGAACCAATGTAGTTCGTCTTCTTCCAAATGGTTTTCAAGAGAGGAAGTTGAGGAGGTTAGCTAATCTCTCTGCAAAACTCTTCAACGAAGTTAACTTCGAAAGGAGGCAACAATTCTTTCACGAAGGGAAAGTAAACATTGAGGAAACATATAAAAAATATTATGAGAAGTATAAGGTCATACTGGGCGTTAATGCTCAAGCTGTTCTCAATAAGAATAATGAAGCGTGGTCATCCTTCTTCTCCTTGTTAAAACTGAAGAAGGAGGGAAAACTACCACCACACATGAACCACGTTTCTCCACCCGGATATTGGAAGGACAGAGAAGCAGGGAAAAGAAAGCAAATACTAGTTATTAGACAGGACCGTTACAAGGTAGATGCTGAAAACCACAAATTAATCCTCAAGGATTTCGACATGGAGATAGACTTCATTGGTAGACTAAAATGGTATGGTAAACAAGGTAGACTAGAAATAATTTTTGACGAAACCAGAAACGCTTGGTATGCGCACATACCAATTGAAGTAGGTGTTGAGGAAACAAAGGCTGGAAAGAAGAGTAAGCACGTCGTCAAGGGTGAGAGAAAGTCCATCCAGATTTCCAAACCAAAGGGAAACAAAGTAGCTTCAATCGATCTAGGCATCAACGTAATAGCTAGCGTAGTAGTTAACGATGGCACCTGGTTGTTGTATAAGGGTGTTAGAACAAAGGAGGACTACTTCTACTTCCAAAAGAGAATTGCAGAAGTGCAATCGTTAGCTGACAGAACCAGAAACATTGGTGAATATGATGCGTACCTAGAATTGTTGAGGGAAAAGAGGAGGTTGTTTAAGAAACTAACTAGGAGGCTCACTCATCTATATCGTAACTTAGCTTCCCACCTTATTGAAACACTCTACGAACTAGGAGTGTCAACAATTTATCTAGGTTACCCATTCAATATCGTGCAAGAAAAAGGCAATAAGTTTACAGTGAACATGTGGTCTTATCGTAAGTTAATGGAATCCATTGAATTGAAAGCACAAGAATATGGTATGAAGGTGTTTGAGGTTGTTGAGTATAATACGTCCAAGTACTGTGCTTATCATGATGTGGAAGTAAAGAGGAACCCAAGAGGTGTTATCAACTGTCCTTTAGGTCATAAACTTCACAGCGATTTGAATGGTGCGTTAAACATTCTAAAGAAGGCATTAGGAGTAATCGTTAACGCAGTGAAAAAACCATTATCCTTCATTGTGGATCATAACCGAGTAGCACCCATAAAGGGGTGTAACCCTTAA
- a CDS encoding glycine zipper 2TM domain-containing protein: MNEYIARYVVSKDHRIIGVINTRYTANNDDESIKIAKSVCEKLGEEDIEELIIGKVIGTVSVDVIGNLLGKSDDDKLLGTIAGAIVGTLVGHAIDSTITKVIYSKKYPCIKPRPFEDIVNYVDLERLEEIVNER; encoded by the coding sequence ATGAATGAATATATTGCCAGATATGTTGTATCTAAGGATCATAGAATAATCGGGGTGATAAATACTAGGTACACGGCAAATAACGACGATGAGAGTATTAAAATTGCTAAATCCGTTTGTGAGAAGTTAGGTGAAGAAGACATTGAAGAACTAATAATAGGAAAGGTAATAGGTACAGTGAGCGTAGACGTAATAGGTAACTTATTAGGAAAGTCCGATGATGACAAATTGCTCGGAACCATAGCTGGTGCAATAGTAGGCACATTAGTTGGTCACGCTATAGATTCTACAATAACTAAAGTAATATACTCCAAAAAGTATCCTTGTATCAAGCCTAGGCCTTTTGAAGATATTGTTAATTATGTTGACCTCGAAAGATTAGAAGAGATAGTTAATGAACGTTGA
- a CDS encoding helix-turn-helix domain-containing protein: protein MSFGFYYAGIITKADAIRIIDLLNKKGLSKSEIANRIGITRSSIYQWIWDIVKDIDYENKVKLLDLFYEIDKFEAINFIEEILKEHLKILEKEKEINFKPTIKVEKILVPASTTVQLGVVDY, encoded by the coding sequence ATGAGTTTTGGTTTTTATTATGCTGGAATAATTACCAAGGCAGACGCTATAAGGATTATTGACTTATTAAATAAAAAGGGTCTTTCTAAGTCGGAGATAGCAAACAGGATAGGAATAACTAGGAGTTCTATTTATCAGTGGATTTGGGATATTGTGAAAGATATAGACTATGAAAATAAAGTAAAACTTCTTGATTTATTTTATGAAATAGATAAATTCGAAGCTATAAATTTTATAGAAGAAATACTAAAGGAGCATCTAAAAATTCTAGAAAAGGAAAAAGAGATAAATTTTAAGCCCACGATAAAAGTAGAAAAAATACTAGTTCCTGCTTCAACTACAGTTCAATTAGGAGTTGTAGATTATTGA